A portion of the Oxynema aestuarii AP17 genome contains these proteins:
- a CDS encoding DUF4335 domain-containing protein — protein MPSFNSVLRRYTPPTCTLEIRATSSPLSRWVGQPVVKNVHFQLRFDAPQIPEEQQITLRGDGDSLQNLYEAVSTYVRDLIGRSPVPAQGADGIADFVRGDAGEEHSQEAIAPASATPPTEEEAPDRHLELVPEPPGSGDTPLQAPRDSPGETLRERSQEQQYSFGVAEGFSWGDASRTQISLHPKGLVAHELHLGELATEESGAVVHLGTLQLFDLASALDSYASELTALPDWGDTSRRRPSPAWLRVAAIALVTVGVGSATWYAIERPFDPVRETAGSPVRDAEDPATSETISSLPSPPASPGAAPAPTQPPTTFSSPIPVPSEQTGAPPPPPIAMPQPAPQLERTPEAGAPPDNLATRPAPQEGRSRSDSPGGSPTAPPDATGTPQNGGGVELRIEPAPESDGGNASTSESRQGQSQGQSAPPNTPRISGDPTVDQIGTAPPTPTSASPSPVREEPPPIPDLSEDVAAVPPEELEATSEAGSAEENAPDDAAALPPARSPSGPPPVFNEPSSVREAQQYFQERWQPPSGFEPTLEYRLKLNADGSIAAIDPLGEASKTHIDITGIPLLGEPFVSPWEGAPSGQLRLVLKPDGTVETFWQSSAR, from the coding sequence ATGCCTTCGTTTAATTCGGTCTTGCGACGGTACACCCCCCCGACGTGTACGTTGGAAATTCGGGCGACGAGTTCGCCGTTGTCGCGCTGGGTCGGTCAACCTGTTGTCAAGAATGTGCACTTTCAATTGCGCTTCGACGCCCCGCAAATTCCCGAAGAGCAACAAATCACCTTGCGCGGCGACGGCGACAGTCTCCAAAATCTTTATGAAGCCGTATCGACTTACGTGCGCGACTTGATAGGGCGATCGCCCGTCCCCGCCCAAGGGGCCGATGGGATTGCGGATTTCGTGCGGGGGGACGCGGGAGAAGAACACTCGCAAGAGGCGATCGCCCCGGCGAGTGCGACACCCCCGACCGAGGAGGAAGCCCCCGATCGCCATTTGGAACTCGTCCCGGAGCCGCCAGGGAGCGGCGATACTCCTTTACAGGCGCCGAGGGATTCTCCTGGGGAGACGCTCCGCGAACGCTCGCAGGAGCAGCAATACTCCTTTGGAGTCGCCGAGGGATTCTCCTGGGGAGACGCTTCGCGAACGCAGATTTCCTTACATCCCAAGGGCTTGGTCGCCCACGAATTGCATTTGGGAGAATTGGCGACGGAAGAATCCGGTGCGGTGGTTCATCTCGGCACCTTACAACTATTCGATTTAGCCAGTGCTTTAGACAGTTATGCCAGCGAATTGACGGCGCTACCGGACTGGGGAGACACGAGCCGACGGCGCCCGTCCCCCGCCTGGTTGAGGGTCGCGGCGATCGCCTTAGTAACGGTCGGGGTCGGGTCGGCGACGTGGTACGCGATCGAGCGTCCCTTCGATCCCGTCCGGGAAACCGCCGGATCTCCCGTCCGGGACGCCGAAGACCCCGCGACTTCGGAAACGATTTCTTCCCTGCCCTCACCTCCCGCGTCCCCGGGGGCGGCACCCGCGCCGACTCAACCGCCGACGACCTTTTCCAGTCCGATTCCAGTGCCTTCGGAGCAAACGGGCGCCCCGCCGCCCCCGCCGATCGCCATGCCCCAACCCGCGCCCCAACTGGAGAGAACCCCAGAAGCGGGGGCACCACCGGACAATTTGGCCACCCGTCCGGCTCCCCAGGAAGGGCGATCGCGCAGCGACTCCCCAGGAGGATCGCCTACAGCGCCTCCAGACGCTACGGGAACGCCTCAAAATGGTGGGGGGGTGGAGTTACGCATCGAACCCGCACCGGAGTCCGACGGGGGGAATGCCTCGACCTCGGAATCGCGCCAAGGGCAAAGCCAGGGGCAAAGTGCGCCCCCCAATACCCCTCGAATTTCAGGGGATCCGACGGTAGACCAGATCGGCACTGCGCCGCCAACGCCAACCAGCGCCTCGCCGTCGCCAGTCCGGGAGGAACCTCCTCCCATCCCCGATTTGAGCGAGGATGTGGCGGCGGTTCCGCCGGAAGAACTCGAAGCGACGAGTGAGGCTGGGTCTGCGGAAGAAAATGCCCCGGATGACGCCGCCGCTTTACCTCCGGCGCGATCGCCCTCGGGGCCGCCCCCGGTCTTTAACGAACCCTCTTCCGTCCGCGAAGCCCAACAGTATTTTCAAGAACGCTGGCAACCGCCGTCCGGGTTCGAGCCGACCTTAGAATATCGGCTCAAGCTCAATGCCGACGGCTCGATCGCGGCGATCGACCCCCTCGGGGAAGCCTCGAAAACTCATATCGATATTACCGGGATTCCCTTACTCGGAGAACCGTTTGTATCGCCGTGGGAGGGCGCCCCAAGCGGGCAGTTACGCCTGGTTCTCAAGCCGGACGGGACTGTGGAAACGTTTTGGCAGTCGAGTGCCCGTTAA
- a CDS encoding DUF3038 domain-containing protein, producing the protein MRSILKGAANAKNGQKKPGQLSATSAIQREELAHAQPPSPSELDNIKTHLDLILLTLESLAGIGSEAILRAAVELKLEGMLMDRVSLWRLRQSNPLRKSQGGRKKLDVEEARSLVLAICHLAREHQELIRRAVALLEQLTERDRQPHEASLLGDYLDKFCNTYQERMEDGEETSPDYLSHLALKLLIDLLFYSGSNGHRHLWLALIDRSFPVK; encoded by the coding sequence ATGCGCTCGATTTTAAAAGGGGCGGCGAACGCCAAAAACGGCCAGAAAAAGCCCGGTCAATTATCTGCAACTTCCGCGATCCAACGGGAGGAATTGGCGCACGCCCAGCCTCCGTCTCCCTCCGAACTCGACAATATTAAAACTCATTTAGACCTGATCCTGCTGACTTTGGAATCTTTGGCCGGGATCGGGTCCGAGGCGATCCTGCGCGCCGCCGTGGAATTAAAACTCGAAGGGATGTTGATGGATCGGGTCTCCCTGTGGCGCTTGCGCCAGTCGAATCCCTTACGCAAAAGTCAGGGAGGGCGCAAGAAATTAGATGTCGAGGAAGCGCGATCGCTCGTCTTAGCCATCTGCCATCTCGCCCGGGAACATCAAGAATTGATCCGGCGCGCCGTTGCCTTACTCGAACAACTCACCGAGCGCGATCGTCAACCCCACGAAGCTTCCCTACTCGGTGACTATCTCGATAAGTTTTGTAATACTTATCAAGAACGGATGGAAGATGGAGAAGAAACTTCCCCAGATTATTTAAGTCATTTAGCTTTAAAATTATTAATCGACCTGCTGTTTTACAGTGGCTCTAACGGTCATCGCCATCTTTGGCTGGCCTTGATCGATCGCTCGTTCCCCGTCAAATAA
- a CDS encoding endonuclease MutS2, which translates to MIQSETLELLGWPRLCQHLATFAATKLGALAAKQLPIPDRRERSRELLAQTQEVYDLESRLGNGLSFEGIEDIGESLERAAIHGMLSGEELLAIATTLSGARQLRRAIESADEVPLLQALVAPLRTYPEIEQEINHCIDERGTVADRASPKLAEIRSAARQVRNRIYETLQRILQRQSHAVQESIVTQRGDRFVIPVKAPQKDAIPGIVHDSSTSGATLYVEPHATVELNNQGRQLRRQEQAEEEKILRHLTERVGEVQEDLERLLAVVTAIDLASARARYSLWLEGNPPRFIDEDGPEAGEAIVLRQLRHPLLVWQHRHEHGDPVVAIDVNIDPQVRVVAITGPNTGGKTVTLKTLGLVALMAKVGLFVPAREPVELPWFDAVLADIGDEQSLEQSLSTFSGHIRRITRIWEAMSDRSLVLLDEVGAGTDPSEGSALAIALLQSLADRVRLCVATTHYGELKVLKYEDERFENASVEFDDRTLQPTYRLLWGIPGRSNALSVARRLGLATEIVDLASARIAPTGSQEIDRAIAGLEDQRRRQETKAEEAGELLAETERLYREVSARAQSLQDRERQLQQSQEEAVRAAIAEAKAEIARTIRRLQRGTPTGQDANAATAEVDEVARRYLPSRQQSARRPKPGFRPQVGDRVRIPQIGQTGEVLAVEEGDREVSVRFGMMKMNVSFAEIESLDGEKVEAPPKTKPPADRTRTAPPAPSPSAPTVRTSRNTLDLRGSRVADAELELERAIAEQIPVGGALWIVHGKGTGKLRQGVHEFLKQHGAIERYELADQKEGGSGVTVAYLK; encoded by the coding sequence TTGATTCAGTCCGAGACCTTAGAACTGTTGGGGTGGCCGCGCCTGTGCCAGCATTTGGCGACCTTTGCGGCGACCAAACTGGGCGCGCTGGCGGCCAAACAATTACCCATACCCGATCGTCGAGAGCGTTCCCGAGAACTGCTCGCCCAAACCCAAGAAGTTTACGACCTCGAAAGTCGCCTCGGTAATGGCTTGTCTTTTGAGGGCATCGAGGATATCGGCGAATCGTTAGAACGCGCCGCTATCCATGGAATGCTCTCTGGGGAAGAGTTGCTGGCGATCGCCACGACCCTATCCGGGGCCAGACAACTGCGACGGGCGATCGAGAGTGCGGATGAGGTACCGCTTTTACAAGCCTTAGTGGCACCACTGCGGACTTATCCGGAAATCGAACAAGAGATCAACCACTGCATCGACGAACGCGGCACCGTAGCCGATCGCGCCAGCCCCAAACTGGCGGAAATTCGCAGCGCGGCGCGGCAAGTGCGCAACCGGATTTACGAAACCTTGCAAAGAATTTTGCAACGGCAAAGTCATGCGGTGCAAGAGTCGATCGTCACCCAACGGGGCGATCGCTTCGTAATTCCCGTCAAAGCGCCGCAAAAAGATGCAATTCCCGGCATCGTTCACGACAGTTCCACCAGTGGCGCGACCCTCTACGTGGAACCCCACGCCACCGTAGAACTGAACAACCAAGGGCGACAACTGCGCCGCCAGGAACAAGCGGAAGAAGAAAAAATCTTGCGCCATCTGACCGAACGAGTCGGCGAAGTCCAAGAAGATCTCGAACGGTTGCTCGCCGTGGTGACGGCGATCGATTTAGCCAGCGCCCGGGCGCGTTATTCTTTATGGCTGGAAGGCAATCCGCCGCGCTTTATCGACGAAGACGGCCCGGAAGCGGGGGAGGCGATCGTGCTGCGTCAACTGCGCCATCCCTTGCTCGTCTGGCAACACCGACACGAACACGGGGATCCGGTGGTGGCGATCGATGTCAACATTGACCCGCAGGTGCGCGTCGTCGCCATTACCGGACCGAATACCGGGGGGAAAACGGTGACCTTGAAAACCCTGGGACTGGTGGCGCTGATGGCAAAAGTGGGGCTGTTCGTCCCCGCGCGCGAACCTGTGGAATTGCCGTGGTTCGATGCGGTTCTCGCCGATATCGGAGACGAGCAATCCCTGGAACAGAGTTTATCCACCTTTTCCGGTCACATCCGTCGGATTACTCGTATTTGGGAAGCGATGAGCGATCGCTCCCTGGTGTTGCTCGATGAAGTGGGGGCGGGTACGGATCCGTCGGAAGGGAGTGCCTTGGCGATCGCCTTACTCCAGTCCCTCGCCGATCGCGTCCGTCTGTGCGTCGCCACGACCCACTACGGCGAACTCAAAGTCCTCAAATACGAAGACGAGCGCTTCGAGAATGCCTCGGTGGAATTCGACGATCGCACCTTGCAGCCGACCTACCGCTTGTTATGGGGGATTCCCGGACGCTCGAACGCGCTCTCCGTCGCCCGCCGTTTGGGACTCGCCACGGAGATTGTCGATCTCGCTTCGGCTCGGATCGCGCCGACGGGCAGCCAGGAGATCGACCGGGCGATCGCCGGGTTGGAAGACCAACGGCGACGCCAGGAAACCAAAGCGGAAGAAGCCGGGGAACTGCTCGCCGAAACCGAGCGTCTCTATCGCGAAGTGTCCGCCCGGGCCCAGTCGCTCCAAGATCGGGAACGACAATTGCAACAGTCGCAAGAAGAGGCCGTACGAGCGGCGATCGCCGAAGCAAAAGCCGAGATCGCCCGCACGATCCGCCGCCTGCAACGAGGCACCCCGACCGGACAAGATGCGAACGCAGCCACTGCGGAAGTCGATGAGGTGGCGCGGCGCTATTTGCCGTCGCGACAGCAGAGCGCCCGCCGTCCGAAACCGGGATTTCGCCCGCAAGTGGGCGATCGCGTCCGCATTCCCCAAATCGGGCAAACCGGAGAAGTGCTGGCGGTCGAAGAGGGCGATCGTGAAGTGAGCGTTCGCTTCGGGATGATGAAAATGAATGTTTCCTTTGCGGAAATCGAATCTCTGGACGGAGAAAAGGTAGAAGCCCCACCAAAAACGAAACCCCCCGCAGATCGCACCCGCACGGCGCCGCCCGCACCGTCGCCGAGCGCCCCGACGGTGCGAACGAGTCGCAATACCCTCGATCTGCGCGGATCTCGGGTCGCCGATGCCGAACTCGAACTCGAACGGGCGATCGCCGAACAGATCCCCGTGGGCGGGGCCTTGTGGATCGTCCACGGCAAAGGTACGGGCAAACTCCGCCAGGGGGTCCACGAGTTCTTGAAACAACACGGCGCGATCGAGCGCTACGAATTGGCCGACCAAAAAGAAGGCGGCAGTGGGGTGACCGTGGCTTACCTCAAATGA